Proteins from one Loktanella sp. M215 genomic window:
- a CDS encoding YcjF family protein, translating into MTPATAPMVIDDAPQGAAMQRVAALATRRASPLAKWFWSLLVSLMGFVVSLAAWNFVTNLIASHPFLGMIFSALLVIFCCVLLAIALRELSAFSRLRRIDTIQTEAATAHAGDDLPMARKVVGHMTSLYAKRDDTAWGRTQLAERAPEIMDADGLLDLAERSLLEPLDARAVAEVQAAARQVAVVTAVVPLALADVFTALTSNLRMIRRIAEIYGGRSGTLGSLRLVRTVLGHLVATGAVAVGDDLIHSVAGGGLLSKVSRRFGEGVVNGALTARVGIAAIEVCRPLPFQALKRPSVTGTVQRALTGLFGTA; encoded by the coding sequence ATGACGCCCGCTACGGCGCCGATGGTCATCGATGACGCGCCGCAGGGCGCTGCGATGCAACGGGTGGCGGCGCTGGCGACGCGGCGGGCGTCCCCTTTGGCCAAATGGTTCTGGTCGCTGCTGGTCAGCCTCATGGGCTTCGTCGTGTCGCTGGCGGCGTGGAACTTTGTCACCAACCTGATCGCCAGCCATCCGTTCCTTGGCATGATCTTCAGTGCATTGCTGGTGATTTTCTGCTGCGTCCTGCTGGCGATTGCCCTGCGCGAGCTGTCGGCCTTCAGCCGGTTGCGCCGGATCGACACGATCCAGACCGAGGCGGCAACTGCCCATGCGGGCGATGATCTGCCGATGGCGCGCAAGGTCGTGGGCCACATGACCAGCCTTTACGCCAAGCGCGACGATACCGCCTGGGGCCGCACTCAACTGGCAGAGCGCGCACCCGAGATCATGGACGCCGACGGCCTCCTCGATCTGGCGGAACGCAGCCTGCTGGAACCGCTTGACGCGCGTGCCGTGGCAGAGGTGCAGGCGGCGGCGCGGCAGGTCGCGGTGGTGACGGCGGTGGTGCCGCTGGCGCTGGCGGACGTGTTCACGGCGCTGACGTCGAACCTGCGGATGATCCGGCGCATCGCCGAGATCTATGGCGGACGCTCCGGCACGCTGGGGTCGTTGCGGCTGGTGCGGACCGTGCTGGGGCATCTGGTGGCGACCGGTGCGGTCGCCGTCGGCGACGACCTGATCCATTCGGTGGCGGGCGGCGGTCTTTTGTCCAAGGTGTCCCGCCGGTTCGGCGAGGGCGTCGTCAACGGCGCGCTGACCGCCCGCGTCGGCATCGCCGCGATCGAGGTCTGCCGCCCGCTGCCGTTTCAGGCGTTGAAGCGGCCGTCGGTCACGGGCACGGTTCAACGGGCGCTGACGGGCCTGTTCGGTACCGCCTAG
- a CDS encoding zinc ABC transporter substrate-binding protein translates to MRHIFTTMLILTATTGHADAPRVVADIAPIHSLVAQVMEGVGQPDLIVPPGADAHHMALRPSDASTLSQADVVIWVGAELTPWLTDPLATLAPAAATLTLLDAPGWTPRTLPEDAGHATEAGHHHDYDPHAWLDPEVAMVWVGAIRDTLSTTDPDHATAYAANADRALRGLTALRKTIAADLAGLPGGTWIAPHAAFGYFENRFDLPSGGAISDSEAEDPGPAHLSDLRHRAEAGEITCVLSETNEPTRYADLLTDGTEARQGTIDDTGVTLTPGATLYADLLTGIAATLKGCIQP, encoded by the coding sequence ATGCGTCACATTTTCACGACCATGTTGATCCTGACCGCAACGACAGGCCACGCCGACGCCCCCCGCGTCGTGGCGGATATCGCACCGATCCACTCTCTGGTTGCACAGGTGATGGAGGGTGTGGGCCAGCCCGACCTGATCGTGCCACCGGGGGCCGACGCCCATCACATGGCCCTGCGCCCGTCCGACGCCAGCACCCTTTCACAGGCCGATGTGGTGATCTGGGTCGGGGCAGAGCTGACGCCCTGGCTGACCGATCCGCTGGCCACCCTCGCCCCCGCTGCGGCCACGCTGACCCTGCTGGACGCCCCCGGCTGGACACCCCGCACCCTGCCCGAGGACGCGGGCCACGCGACCGAGGCCGGCCATCACCACGATTACGATCCGCACGCCTGGCTGGACCCCGAAGTCGCCATGGTCTGGGTCGGCGCGATCCGCGACACCCTGTCGACGACCGACCCGGACCACGCCACCGCCTATGCGGCCAACGCCGACCGCGCCCTGCGCGGGCTGACCGCGCTGCGCAAGACGATCGCAGCGGATCTGGCCGGTCTGCCCGGCGGCACCTGGATCGCGCCCCATGCCGCCTTCGGCTATTTCGAAAACCGCTTCGATCTGCCCTCTGGCGGCGCCATCAGCGACAGCGAAGCAGAGGATCCCGGTCCCGCGCACCTGTCCGACCTGCGCCACCGCGCGGAGGCCGGAGAGATCACCTGCGTCCTGTCGGAAACCAATGAGCCCACCCGCTATGCCGATCTGCTGACCGACGGGACGGAGGCACGTCAGGGCACCATCGACGACACCGGCGTGACGCTGACGCCGGGCGCAACACTTTACGCGGACCTTCTGACCGGGATCGCTGCAACGCTAAAGGGCTGCATCCAGCCCTAG
- a CDS encoding Fur family transcriptional regulator — MTTGFDRHDHAACMHDALRSAEETCATGDLRLTPVRRRVLEILLESHVALGAYDVLARLDAEGLGSKPPVAYRALGFLVDNGFAHRIEGLNAFIACAHPGAAHAPAFLICRGCHKVAETAAGAPLGSAAAQSGFAIEQTVVEAQGLCPACQTTS, encoded by the coding sequence ATGACGACCGGCTTCGACCGTCACGACCACGCCGCCTGCATGCATGACGCCCTGCGGAGTGCCGAGGAAACCTGTGCCACAGGCGATCTGCGCCTGACGCCCGTCCGTCGCCGCGTGCTAGAAATCCTGCTGGAAAGCCATGTGGCCCTTGGCGCCTACGACGTGCTGGCGCGACTGGATGCCGAAGGCTTGGGATCAAAGCCGCCAGTGGCTTACCGTGCGCTGGGCTTTCTGGTCGATAACGGCTTTGCCCACCGGATCGAGGGGCTGAACGCCTTCATCGCCTGCGCCCATCCGGGGGCGGCCCACGCGCCGGCCTTCCTGATCTGCCGCGGCTGCCACAAGGTTGCGGAAACCGCCGCCGGCGCGCCGCTGGGATCGGCCGCGGCGCAATCGGGCTTTGCCATCGAACAGACTGTGGTCGAGGCGCAGGGCCTGTGCCCCGCCTGCCAGACTACGTCATGA
- a CDS encoding ATP-binding cassette domain-containing protein has translation MSLLSARGIGVSRNGTAILQNVSLDIAAGEIVTIVGPNGSGKSTLLRVLIGALRPDRGQVTRSPGLRLGYVPQKLAIDATLPLTARRFLNLPHRVPEAEALQALETAGVPDVAGRQMTDLSGGQFQRVLLARAILSRPQLLILDEATQGLDQPGAARFYRQIEAVRRDMNCAILMVSHELHVVMSASDRVICLNGHICCEGTPEVVSAAPAYRELFGTGTGGALALYRHDHDHGHDEDHHHHHDHAVHDHA, from the coding sequence ATGAGCCTGCTGTCCGCGCGCGGCATCGGTGTCAGCCGCAATGGCACCGCGATCTTGCAGAATGTCAGTCTGGACATCGCGGCAGGAGAGATCGTCACCATCGTCGGGCCGAACGGGTCCGGCAAATCGACCCTGCTGCGCGTGTTGATCGGTGCCCTGCGCCCCGATCGCGGGCAGGTCACACGCAGCCCCGGCCTGCGTCTGGGCTATGTGCCGCAAAAGCTCGCCATCGACGCGACCCTGCCGCTGACGGCGCGGCGGTTCCTCAATCTGCCACACCGCGTGCCAGAGGCAGAGGCCCTGCAGGCCCTGGAGACGGCGGGCGTGCCGGACGTGGCCGGTCGTCAGATGACGGACCTGTCCGGGGGGCAGTTCCAGCGCGTGCTGCTGGCGCGTGCGATCCTGTCCCGCCCGCAGCTTCTGATCCTCGACGAGGCGACGCAAGGACTGGACCAGCCCGGTGCGGCCCGATTCTACCGCCAGATCGAGGCGGTGCGCCGCGACATGAACTGCGCCATCCTGATGGTCAGTCATGAGTTGCATGTCGTGATGTCCGCCTCTGACCGGGTAATCTGTCTGAACGGCCACATCTGCTGCGAAGGCACGCCAGAGGTCGTCTCAGCGGCACCCGCTTACCGGGAGTTGTTCGGTACGGGGACGGGCGGCGCGCTGGCGCTTTATCGTCACGACCATGACCACGGGCATGACGAAGACCATCACCATCACCATGACCACGCGGTTCACGATCATGCTTGA
- a CDS encoding metal ABC transporter permease, whose translation MLDDFLVRAALAAFGTALAASVLGCFVVWRRMAYFGDATAHAAILGVALALALNISIFAGVVAVALVVALLIHRLSDRAQGTDTILGVLAHGALATGLVAVTLIPGARINLEAYLFGDVLTVSRLDVAVIWGGAAIVLGVLWFHWSALLTATLNPDLATASGIDPRRENLILTLLLAGIVAVAIKVVGALLITALLVIPAAGARRLSTSPEGMALRAALIGSLSAFGGLMLSIRLDTPTGPSIVVLAVVLYALSTLGGYLQGTGGNSP comes from the coding sequence ATGCTTGACGATTTTCTGGTGCGGGCGGCCCTTGCGGCCTTTGGCACTGCACTCGCCGCCTCGGTGCTGGGCTGTTTCGTGGTCTGGCGGCGCATGGCCTATTTCGGAGATGCCACGGCGCATGCCGCCATTCTGGGCGTGGCGCTGGCATTGGCGCTGAACATCTCGATCTTTGCGGGTGTCGTGGCGGTCGCACTTGTCGTGGCGTTGCTGATCCATCGCCTGTCGGACCGGGCGCAGGGAACGGACACGATCCTTGGCGTGCTGGCGCATGGTGCGCTGGCGACCGGACTTGTCGCCGTGACGCTGATCCCCGGCGCGCGGATCAACCTGGAGGCCTATTTGTTCGGCGATGTGCTGACCGTGTCGCGTCTGGATGTGGCCGTGATCTGGGGCGGCGCTGCGATCGTGCTGGGTGTGCTGTGGTTTCACTGGTCTGCGCTGCTGACCGCGACGCTGAACCCGGACCTTGCCACCGCGTCGGGCATCGACCCGCGCCGCGAAAACCTGATCCTGACGCTGCTGCTGGCGGGGATCGTCGCAGTCGCGATCAAGGTCGTCGGCGCCTTGCTGATCACGGCCCTGCTGGTGATCCCGGCCGCAGGCGCGCGCCGCCTGTCCACCTCGCCTGAGGGGATGGCCCTGCGCGCTGCCCTGATCGGATCGCTGTCCGCCTTCGGGGGCCTCATGCTGTCGATCCGTCTGGATACGCCGACCGGCCCGTCAATCGTGGTGCTGGCGGTCGTCCTTTACGCACTCTCGACACTTGGCGGATATTTGCAGGGAACCGGCGGGAATTCGCCTTAA
- a CDS encoding CAP domain-containing protein: MFRTLIAAFLLAMTAQTAAASNACAMPANANQMASQIAAGVNASRQANGLKPLRYNQTLSKAAMAHACDMSVHNFFGHTGSNGSHSQGRVRAVGYKDCTVAENLAWGYPKAGQIIGGWMHSAGHRSNMLHPRVTEMGIGITEGAKGPNWVLVLARSC, encoded by the coding sequence ATGTTCAGGACCCTGATTGCCGCCTTCCTGCTGGCGATGACCGCTCAGACGGCTGCCGCTTCCAACGCCTGCGCGATGCCGGCCAATGCCAACCAGATGGCCTCGCAGATCGCGGCAGGTGTCAATGCAAGCCGTCAGGCCAATGGTCTGAAACCCTTGCGGTACAACCAGACGCTCAGCAAGGCGGCGATGGCGCATGCCTGCGACATGTCGGTTCACAATTTCTTTGGCCATACGGGCAGCAACGGCAGCCACTCTCAGGGTCGCGTCCGCGCTGTCGGCTACAAGGACTGCACCGTGGCCGAAAACCTGGCCTGGGGCTATCCGAAGGCCGGTCAGATCATCGGTGGCTGGATGCACTCTGCCGGTCACCGGTCCAACATGCTGCACCCGCGCGTGACCGAAATGGGCATCGGCATCACCGAAGGCGCCAAAGGTCCGAACTGGGTGCTGGTTCTGGCGCGCAGCTGCTAG
- the fmt gene encoding methionyl-tRNA formyltransferase has protein sequence MRIVFMGTPDFSVPVLDALHDAGHEILAVYTQPPRPAGRGKRDRPGAVHQRATALGLPVRHPVSLKGAEAQADFAALDADIAVVVAYGLILPQAVLDAPRHGCLNIHASLLPRWRGAAPIHRAIMAGDMQTGVCIMQMEAGLDTGPVLMRQATDIGPEETTGTLHDRLSAMGAALIVAALDALPDLTPQPQPADGVTYATKIDKAEARIDWTQPAVAVDAQIRGLSPFPGAWCEIGGERVKLLGSRVTTDAGEPGQVLSGLTIACGTGAVAVTRLQRAGGRAQDTDAALRGFDPGPFVM, from the coding sequence ATGCGTATCGTTTTCATGGGAACGCCGGATTTTTCGGTGCCGGTCCTCGACGCCCTGCATGACGCAGGCCACGAGATTCTTGCCGTCTATACCCAGCCGCCGCGCCCTGCGGGTCGCGGCAAGCGCGACCGCCCCGGTGCGGTTCACCAGCGCGCCACGGCGCTGGGTCTGCCCGTCCGCCACCCCGTGTCGCTGAAGGGGGCAGAGGCGCAGGCAGACTTTGCCGCCCTCGATGCTGACATCGCTGTCGTTGTGGCTTACGGGCTGATCCTGCCACAGGCCGTTCTGGATGCGCCGCGCCACGGCTGTCTGAACATCCACGCCTCCCTCCTGCCGCGCTGGCGCGGGGCTGCCCCGATCCATCGTGCGATCATGGCGGGCGATATGCAGACCGGCGTCTGCATCATGCAGATGGAGGCCGGGCTTGATACCGGACCGGTCCTGATGCGGCAGGCGACCGACATCGGCCCTGAGGAAACGACCGGCACATTGCACGACCGCCTGTCCGCCATGGGCGCCGCCTTGATCGTCGCGGCACTCGACGCGCTGCCGGATCTGACACCCCAGCCGCAACCTGCAGATGGCGTGACCTACGCCACCAAGATCGACAAGGCCGAGGCGCGTATCGACTGGACGCAGCCCGCCGTCGCCGTGGACGCGCAAATCCGCGGTCTGTCCCCCTTTCCCGGTGCCTGGTGCGAGATCGGTGGAGAGCGGGTGAAGCTGCTCGGCTCTCGGGTGACGACCGATGCAGGCGAGCCGGGGCAGGTGCTGTCCGGGCTGACCATCGCCTGCGGCACGGGCGCTGTCGCGGTCACGCGCCTGCAGCGCGCCGGAGGGCGGGCGCAGGATACCGACGCGGCCCTGCGTGGTTTCGATCCCGGCCCCTTCGTGATGTAA
- a CDS encoding VOC family protein — MPHRNTPFALVGIDHVVFLVDDMDRALAFYHDVLGCAPGYSYPAMGMEQVWAGAALIVLWDTTHAGASAAIPPVAGGRNVDHVCLATSPFAPQDMRDHLARHGVAIEREAVHGGARGMGHSFYIRDPFGNKLEVKGPADYPDGRG; from the coding sequence ATGCCGCACCGCAACACCCCCTTCGCCCTCGTCGGCATCGACCATGTCGTGTTTCTGGTCGACGATATGGATCGCGCGCTGGCGTTCTATCATGACGTGCTGGGCTGCGCGCCGGGCTATTCCTATCCCGCGATGGGGATGGAACAGGTCTGGGCCGGTGCCGCACTGATCGTGCTCTGGGACACGACACATGCCGGGGCCAGCGCCGCGATCCCGCCGGTAGCGGGCGGGCGCAATGTCGATCACGTCTGCCTTGCGACATCGCCCTTCGCACCGCAGGACATGCGCGACCATCTGGCCCGCCACGGCGTCGCGATCGAGCGCGAGGCGGTCCACGGCGGCGCGCGCGGCATGGGGCATTCGTTCTACATCCGTGATCCCTTCGGCAACAAGCTGGAGGTCAAGGGACCGGCAGACTATCCGGACGGACGCGGATAA
- a CDS encoding VOC family protein, with protein MTSSQQPTSPGTRLVDHLVTPGIILLTERFDACVAFYRDTLGLPVWFEKPGLVCLRFGGGYLMIEQEGVAAPGRKSVQQNPTILRFNVADVRAMAAMMTAAGIDVTVKDYDWGTIGTFIDPDGNTCGLKNADDPFFDLD; from the coding sequence ATGACCTCGTCGCAGCAGCCAACCTCCCCCGGCACACGTCTGGTGGACCACCTCGTGACGCCGGGGATCATCCTGCTGACCGAACGGTTCGACGCCTGCGTCGCCTTTTACCGCGACACCCTCGGCCTGCCTGTCTGGTTCGAAAAGCCTGGCCTTGTCTGCCTGCGCTTCGGCGGCGGATACCTGATGATCGAACAAGAGGGCGTCGCGGCACCGGGACGCAAGTCCGTGCAGCAAAATCCGACGATCCTGCGGTTCAACGTGGCCGACGTCCGCGCCATGGCCGCGATGATGACCGCCGCCGGCATTGATGTCACCGTGAAGGACTATGACTGGGGCACGATCGGGACCTTCATCGATCCGGACGGCAACACCTGCGGCCTCAAGAACGCCGACGATCCGTTTTTCGATCTGGACTGA
- the purU gene encoding formyltetrahydrofolate deformylase produces MTNYALTVNCPSTKGIVAAIANYMADNDCNITDSSQFDDPETGQFFMRMSFENDGTRDLDGLTRGFVEAAEKFGMTYAFHDESVKMKVVIMVSRFGHCLNDLLYRWRIGALPIDIVAVISNHLDYQKVVVNHDIPFHCIKVTPANKPQAEAQIMSVVEEAGADLIVLARYMQILSDQMCRTMSGRIINIHHSFLPSFKGANPYKQAFERGVKLIGATSHYVTADLDEGPIIEQDTVRVTHAQSAADYVSLGRDVEAQVLSRAIHAHIHRRVFLNGHKTVVFPASPGSYASERMG; encoded by the coding sequence ATGACAAACTATGCCCTCACCGTAAATTGCCCCTCTACCAAGGGTATCGTGGCCGCGATTGCGAATTACATGGCGGACAATGACTGCAACATCACGGATTCGTCCCAGTTCGACGACCCCGAGACCGGACAGTTCTTCATGCGGATGAGCTTCGAGAATGACGGCACCCGCGATCTGGACGGGCTGACGCGGGGCTTTGTCGAGGCGGCCGAAAAATTCGGCATGACCTACGCGTTTCACGACGAAAGCGTGAAGATGAAAGTCGTCATCATGGTCAGCCGCTTCGGCCACTGTCTGAACGACCTGCTGTACCGCTGGCGGATCGGTGCGCTGCCGATCGACATCGTGGCGGTGATTTCGAACCACCTCGATTATCAGAAGGTCGTGGTGAACCACGACATCCCGTTCCATTGCATCAAGGTCACGCCCGCCAACAAGCCGCAGGCCGAGGCGCAGATCATGAGCGTGGTCGAAGAGGCCGGTGCCGACCTGATCGTACTGGCGCGCTACATGCAGATCCTGTCGGACCAGATGTGCCGCACCATGTCGGGCCGGATCATCAACATCCACCATTCGTTCCTGCCCAGCTTCAAGGGGGCCAACCCCTACAAGCAGGCGTTCGAGCGGGGGGTGAAGCTGATCGGGGCCACGTCGCACTACGTCACCGCCGACCTCGACGAAGGCCCGATCATCGAACAGGACACGGTGCGCGTCACCCACGCGCAATCCGCCGCCGACTACGTCAGTCTGGGCCGCGACGTGGAGGCGCAGGTCCTGTCCCGCGCCATTCACGCGCATATCCACCGACGGGTCTTCCTGAACGGCCACAAGACCGTGGTCTTCCCCGCCTCGCCCGGGTCCTATGCCTCGGAACGGATGGGGTAA
- a CDS encoding ribonuclease T2: MKAVLAALTLLLAAPVGAQDRAGVFDYYVMSLSWSPNWCDAVGRARQSPQCAPGADYGWVLHGLWPQYDIGYPQDCRTAFAPPSRSETTAMADIMGTGGLAWYQWNKHGSCSGLSPQAFFRTARAAYDSIRIPQAFAKLTRDVTLPASLIEDAFVDANPDLPRDGVTITCKSGAIQEARICLTKDLAPRACGVDAIRDCTLPRAAFGAID, from the coding sequence ATGAAAGCCGTTCTCGCGGCCCTGACACTTCTCCTTGCCGCACCGGTGGGCGCGCAAGACCGGGCGGGCGTGTTCGATTATTATGTCATGTCGCTGTCATGGTCACCGAACTGGTGCGACGCGGTGGGCCGTGCGCGGCAGTCGCCGCAATGCGCACCGGGGGCCGATTATGGCTGGGTCCTGCACGGGCTTTGGCCGCAATATGACATCGGATATCCGCAAGACTGCCGCACCGCCTTTGCCCCGCCCTCGCGGTCAGAGACGACGGCGATGGCCGACATCATGGGGACCGGCGGGCTGGCGTGGTACCAGTGGAACAAGCACGGATCCTGCAGCGGCCTGTCGCCGCAGGCGTTCTTTCGCACTGCGCGCGCGGCCTATGACAGCATCCGCATCCCGCAGGCTTTTGCCAAGCTGACCCGCGACGTGACCCTGCCCGCATCCCTGATCGAGGATGCCTTCGTCGACGCCAACCCTGACCTGCCGCGCGATGGCGTCACCATCACCTGCAAAAGCGGCGCCATTCAAGAGGCGCGCATCTGCCTGACGAAAGACCTTGCACCCCGCGCTTGCGGTGTGGATGCGATCCGCGACTGCACCCTGCCCCGCGCGGCCTTCGGCGCCATCGACTAG
- a CDS encoding DUF1013 domain-containing protein encodes MSDKPIMAKATAVWLCDNTTLTFQQIADFCGLHPLEVQGIADGDVATGVKGFDPISNNQLTQDELDRAEANPQHKLKLKFNAAAQGEEKRRGPRYTPLSKRQDRPASIYWLVKFHPELEDSQISKLVGTTKPTIAAIRERTHWNINNLDPIDPVALGLCKQSELDAAVQKANAKRAREGTAMTDDERRKLVSTESSLGSAPEPKMPSSMAGLETFSLSDSAPVEEEEVEDKRDIRDADSFFNLPDDVDATNDDDDEDDDDTDMRRKR; translated from the coding sequence ATGTCCGATAAACCGATCATGGCCAAGGCCACCGCCGTCTGGTTGTGCGACAACACGACGCTGACGTTCCAGCAGATTGCCGACTTCTGCGGGCTGCACCCGCTGGAGGTGCAGGGCATCGCCGATGGCGACGTGGCGACCGGTGTGAAGGGGTTCGATCCCATCAGCAACAACCAGCTGACGCAGGACGAACTCGACCGCGCCGAAGCGAACCCCCAGCACAAGCTGAAGCTGAAGTTCAACGCCGCAGCCCAGGGCGAGGAAAAGCGCCGCGGCCCGCGCTACACGCCCTTGTCCAAGCGTCAGGATCGCCCGGCGTCGATCTATTGGCTGGTGAAGTTCCATCCGGAGCTGGAGGACAGCCAGATCAGCAAGCTGGTCGGCACGACGAAGCCCACGATCGCCGCGATCCGCGAGCGGACGCACTGGAACATCAACAACCTCGACCCCATCGACCCGGTGGCGCTGGGCCTGTGCAAGCAGTCCGAACTGGACGCTGCCGTGCAGAAGGCCAACGCGAAACGTGCCCGTGAAGGCACCGCGATGACCGATGACGAGCGTCGCAAGCTGGTGTCGACCGAGTCAAGCCTTGGGTCTGCACCCGAGCCCAAGATGCCGTCGTCGATGGCGGGCCTAGAGACGTTCAGCCTGTCCGACTCTGCGCCGGTCGAGGAAGAGGAAGTCGAGGACAAGCGCGACATCCGCGACGCCGACAGCTTCTTTAACCTGCCCGATGATGTCGATGCGACCAACGATGATGACGACGAGGATGACGACGACACGGACATGCGCCGCAAGCGCTGA
- the recR gene encoding recombination mediator RecR — protein sequence MTDDTEALNDLIVLMAKLPGLGPRSARRAVLHLIKKRGQLLIPLADAMTRVGATVRECLNCGNIATGDICAICTDDRRANGEICVVEDVADLWAMERSQQFKGRYHVLGGTLSALDAVGPEELRIPRLLDRITSEEVREVILALGATIDGHTTAHYIADQLTGVTVTSLAQGVPVGGELDYLDDGTITAALRARRAL from the coding sequence ATGACCGATGACACGGAGGCGCTGAACGACCTGATCGTCCTGATGGCGAAATTGCCGGGGCTTGGCCCCCGGTCGGCACGGCGCGCGGTCCTGCACCTGATCAAGAAACGTGGCCAGTTGCTGATCCCGCTGGCCGACGCCATGACCCGTGTCGGTGCCACCGTGCGGGAGTGTCTGAACTGCGGCAATATCGCCACCGGCGACATCTGCGCCATCTGCACCGACGACCGCCGCGCCAACGGTGAAATCTGCGTGGTCGAGGACGTCGCCGACCTTTGGGCGATGGAACGCAGTCAGCAGTTCAAGGGCCGCTACCACGTACTGGGTGGCACCCTGTCCGCCCTGGACGCCGTGGGGCCGGAGGAGTTGCGCATCCCCCGCCTGCTGGACCGGATCACGTCGGAAGAGGTGCGAGAGGTCATTCTGGCACTGGGGGCGACCATCGACGGCCATACGACCGCGCATTACATCGCCGATCAACTGACCGGCGTCACTGTCACGTCCCTCGCCCAGGGGGTGCCCGTGGGCGGAGAGCTCGACTACCTCGACGACGGTACGATCACCGCCGCTCTGCGCGCGCGGCGGGCGCTGTAA
- a CDS encoding YbaB/EbfC family nucleoid-associated protein, with protein MFKGLGGLGDMAKMMKSAQDMQAKMAEMQDNLDTITVTGEAGAGLVKATATAKGELTGLDIDPSIFNGSDKEVVEDLILAAIKDAQSRASDRAQEEMGKIAESLGLPPGMKMPF; from the coding sequence ATGTTCAAAGGTTTGGGCGGTCTTGGCGACATGGCCAAGATGATGAAATCCGCACAGGACATGCAGGCCAAGATGGCCGAGATGCAGGACAACCTCGACACAATCACCGTCACCGGTGAGGCCGGCGCCGGTCTGGTCAAGGCCACGGCCACCGCCAAGGGCGAGTTGACCGGTCTCGACATCGACCCCAGCATCTTCAACGGGTCCGACAAGGAAGTGGTCGAGGACCTGATTCTGGCCGCCATCAAGGACGCCCAATCGCGCGCCTCGGACCGCGCACAAGAGGAAATGGGCAAGATCGCCGAAAGCCTCGGCCTGCCGCCGGGCATGAAGATGCCGTTCTGA